The nucleotide sequence AAACTTTTCAAACATATAAAGATAAATTAAGAATAAAAAAACTCCAATAAGTCGAAAAGCATGGGCGTGAAAAAAGAGTGAACAATGTAACGCTTACTGTTTGTGTTAACTGTGCGTGATGGAGCTCCACTTATAATAACTGTAGATGCTGGCGTTGTATGAAATGCAGCCCTTCTCGATTTCATTCTCTTCACCACACAAATGCAAACACAAACCCCTAATGACAGTATGAACACAACACCACCTATGGCCCACTTACGGACGTCGTCAGACTTAgaatcatcagcatcatcatcattatcaccagaGTTCCAGGTCCTCTCtgccaaaaataaaaatataaaacatgatattcagatgttttttttaaaaataatttaataaactCCTGTATTTAGTGAAAAAGTCTCCTTGATAGGTACTTCTGAAGACACATAGTGCAACCCAGCAGTAAAAACGATACGACCTTCAAAAACCAATTGACATTTACATGTCCAACGACTCATGACAGTAAAGAGTTATATAAATATGCAACAAAAGCTTGCTTTGGACATTTGATAGCAAAGGTCGAAGTCAAGGTCAAACCCAATGACACATTTTCTGGTGTAATATGTCATAAATTTGCAAAGTCCATACACCTCACGAGGACCGTGATCATGAGAGACcttgaaataaaacaacagGTGCAGTTTACCTTCATTTTGGCAAACGTTTCCCGTGTAACCAGTGTAGCAATCACATGATCCTAAGTAACAGGAACCATGGTAATTACAGTCACCACTATTTGAACAGTCTCGATGCGGATTTCTCACTTCACAATGTTTGCCTGAATAACCAGACAGGCAGAAACAGGTATGATCTGAACCACATGCACCGCTGTTTTGGCAATCCCAGCTATACAAACAATCAGGTTCTGCAGTAGAAGAAATTTATAATACACATTTAATAGTTGTTTTATGACATAAAATTAAACAGTTAAGCTTCATCAATACATAcccagacacagacacacacatacagacacacacacacatacatacacacacacacacacacacacacacacacacacactcgcctACGTGCGTGCGCACATACACAATTATTTCATCTAAGGGCAATCTATTATTTTCAAGTTAAcgttatattataccagtatattgatggcggaaatcgagagatctgattggtctatcTAGATATCGACTACAGTGTCTAAAATGAGCGTTAATGaacagttggcacgcgtccaaattttaaTGTTCACTGTTCTTATATTATACGAACGTTGTAGTCCGtgaggggagggaggggagaggggCAAATGAATCTTGAAAACGTTAGGTATTATCTTTTTCAATAtacagatataatataatagcgataaaccacaccctggggatggtataccacgagcacgagcgatagcgattgcatatatttcgttcgcTGATCATAATATCATCCCCacggggtggtttattgcttataTATTCCATGTTTACCGTGGTTTAGAGACACTTTTTTACATGTTCGTGAACGTATCTCTGTAACTGTgtacatgatatgatataaatcaaatcaaattgagttTTGGAACCTGCGTCCAAAAACGAGTGCCCGCAATGATAATGACGACTTCAACCTCAACCAGTTACTGCTACCCTACTTCTGGATAAAATCGACCACTGagtaacatgtacaatgccTAGGTATTcatggtattttaacaattttcattgaGTATACTGTGGTTGTCAGATCAAAATAGGACACTACAGTTACAAGCCGGCGCAATTTTAACATACCAACAGAATCAAAACTaagcttttgctcaagatttaaacttgtcactacaccaaCCACAGATAACAGTTATCGTTACTTACCAAATACAATTGTCTTTAATTTTTTAAGTAGTTGACCAATTGAATTAATATATCTTTAGGTTACCTGGCGGAGAAGAATGTCCCTAGTCGTAGGACTTCCTCCGCTACGAACGTAATTCATGCTGGAACAATTCGCAATAGTTCGTTCGTTGTGTACCTCGTTTATGTAATTTGTGGGCCTGGTCTATGTTGGAACACAAAACTTTTGGTGACTTCGAATATTGCTGTATCAACTATCAACAGTTTGATGCAGATCAGTCATTTACATGGAACCTATGTGATACCGAGTAGGTTTGGATTACCTCACCTCCAAATCCACTGGTGCCCGCATAAGAACTCTGTAATACCACGAACGTAAGATTTACCTCACCTCAAACCACTGGTGCAATTGGTAGAACTCTGTAATACAAAGTCACTAAGATGTACGTActtcaccccccccctcccccaatccACTGGTGCCCATGGGTGAACTTTGTCAAATACATACCATTACAATGACTTCCTGAATAACCAGTTAAACAATGACATAATCCTCCTCCGAAGATGTCACAGAAACCCCTCTGATTACAATCATCAACACTGGTACAGGCTGGACTCCAGTCTTGACACTGTGTGCCTGAATAATTAGGTGTACATTCGCAGGTACCATTTGATCCACATATTCCATTATTTTGGCAATCCAAGGAATGTTGACAATCCGGttctggagagagagagagagggggggggatgCATTTATATTATTCTACTTTAGGACACAATATTTAAGCGAACTACTTTCATGATTTTTGCTACAAGACAAAGAACGTAACAATATCTAATTCGAAATAGTCACCTTGTTAATTCTGAACAATGTtattaacaaaaaaatgtaaacatacaatATAGCGCCAagggtgttgtagcacaactgagtATAGATTatgtgttatttaaaaaaaaacaccttaaTTTTGCAGTATACAacaccatttcactgttgccattggcgtggtcttgttgctagacatatgaGCATTCACTGATGTATGGTTATCAACTTGCCTATCCACTTAAGTcgattaatccctgttgttacctttgcaacataaatcatcatttggctgttagtatgggcgtggtcttgttaccAGGCATATTGGCATActtattgatatgtttattcatttgtctattattCCATGTTGCTGTTTTTGCATCAATTAGaaggttttgaccaaaatttctAACCCTGATTTATCATAtcgctgatgagatcatcacGTCGTGAATACACCTTTATCTACACATTCCAAGATGCAGCCATATTAAATATCAGCCCAATCTACTCAGCAGTGTTGGAATTAGACATTTGTGATagaaaacacacattttaagaacgttcccaccaaattttaggCAACTCTAACCAGCAGTTTTTGAGATTATTTTGACCACCAATATAATGCTTTTACGCAAATCAAACACATGTGatgcaattattttgttttaaacaaTTTCCGAACTAGACAGCAAAACTAATGTCTCCACCCAATACAACAGTAATCGGCCATGTGGTTTTCGACTTAAAAttgtttacagacagacagacagacagacagacacacacacacacacacacacacacagtagaacagacagacagtcgcTTTATCGTGCCTATATCTCACATCATTTGAGAAAAGTGTAAAATGAAAAAACTCATcactaaatataataaaaaagtaTGACATTTTTGCAAATATGGTACAAAATTCGATGTACATTGTAGCTGTTACtagtatatatgtagtaaatcATTATCCTTATTGATACAGAGTATAACTCTGCAAACTTACCTTCTCCATTTACATAGGCTATGCTAAATAGCATACTTGACACAAATAGATAAGTTATTCCTGCACTTCTCAATGGACTGCTTTTTAATAATCGGCTGTCAAATGACataatacatttcaatatctgGAGAAAGACATATTAATATGTGATATGCTATGAAACCTTGACATATTCTAGCGATCTCACCCATGGTTCAAGTTATATCATGTGGTAAGAACAAGATACAATCTCGTACCGGGTCAATAACTCAACATATATAACATGGGGAGACAAATGCGACGTTTGACTTACAGGAtggtaattttcaaaattatgattttgcCATAAACAACTCATCCTTCGTAGCGGTATTACCACGgcattaaaaaatgaaaacgaaAACTACAACAAAGCATCGATGATAATTAAAAGTTTGTTAAATTTTATGAGGACTTTGACAATTAATATGGTTACAAGGTAATTAGGTTATTTATAAGCCACACCTTACGAAAGCAAACGTCACGTTACCACATAATAATCAATTTTAATGTATACAACTGATGATGTGTAAATGTATTAAAAGTGTAGATCTATATTTTAATTTCAGTACTAGTGATTCGTTTGTATACTTATAACTGGATTTCGGTTATTAAGCATGCATGTTTcgaatttcatatattttgttatatatacacTGATGATATCAAAGTGTGCATATCATGTATAGATGGGTGATTACTTTTCAATGTTAtgtgtattttgaataattaatgaaatttatCAATTGAAGGATAAGCTGTGTAAGGTAGCTCAGAATTTCTAATCCCAATAATGCGTCTAGGAATAATTATCGGAAGGTTTTTTTCCCCATAGGTAATTCATTTATTCTTGGTTTGTGAGGTTTACTGTGCTGCTAGCAATCCATACCATACACATAGTGACAATATAAAACCCACTAAAATTTGATGACAAAGCTAGTCTGATGTAGGGAATTTAGAAATTAGAGTGTACCCTATACCCTGTATAGCATATCCTTTACTTTTCATCAAAGTTAATACAACTATGCTCTGACCTAGTTAATGAGCCATTTGGAATGTAAATGGATGTATTACAtgtgttcatcatcatcatcatcacaataataattaattaatctgagatatatataataatgcATTCACTTTGTTTTCAATGATAACATAAACAAAGTCATAATTACAACCCAGCACACAGTATACCCAATGAACGGCCCCAATGAACATTTACTTTTTCATGCATCATTCTTATTCAACATATACTAATATATCATGGTACATAAGACGTGTATAAAACACGTGAATACAGGCGATTGATTGTTCCCTTTCTCTATCATCTGTTTCAGTAATATAAAGAGGTATGAAGTGTGGTTTTGAGGCCAGACTTCAGCTTGTAGAAGTGTTAGTAGacaaacatgtcaattggtCAAGGTCGTGACCTGCGTTCTTTAAGATAATAGTAGTCTTGTTTGCTTCGGGGGAATTTCATTCATAACAATCTAATCTGCCCAatacatatatggtaattaTTAATTACTGAAATTTTGCCTCCGGTTACAAAAAAATAAGAAGATTACAATGCGACTGATATTCCATCTACGTACCTGAATCATCGTGACGAGTAACAGAATAATGTAGGGCATCTCGGTCACCTCGTTCACCTCGAGTCAGGGTCGTCATCACACAAACTCACCGCTTGATGGCTCTCTCCGATCACAACCGTctagtaaatatttttaaattatgaaataatgtaCTTCGATTCTCCGCGAGGTTTCACCGTTTGGGTAAGGGGAAGGTAATGAACAAGTTCACCATATATCGAATGAAATGATAATCTGAACGAGTAAAGTAATAAGCTGTAGTTTTGTACTGTTCTTTAGAGGTCTGGACCGCTTGAATGTTAACACGACCTTGACGACGTTGCGTGATCTGAGGCATGATAGAGCTTTTAACTGAGGCCACATATTGAAACATGATCACGGTTAGTGCTAATGTACAATGGTATCGGTATGTGTGGCAAAAGCTCAACAGTACTCATGACATACTTTTATCTTCTGCAATAGTGAATCGCACCAACTGCTGCCATTTATCATCTAATGTATGGATTGCTTATTACGGTTCGTGAGAAGGTCGATGGCGTGATGTCATAGATGTTTAAGAAGTACAACATTCCGACGGTCGATTTTGCCGTGCTTGCCgatattatatttgttgttcacTGCCAGTAtaaaatctgtctgtctgtctgtctgtctgtctgtctgtctgtctgtctgtctgtccgtttgtcCATCCCGTATGTACATCCACTACCACTGGACTTTTTTTCTGAAGTGGATTTGGCAACATGTCAGTAGCTAGCTATGTAGATAGATGGTGGATAAATACGTGCGTgcgaacatacatacatgcctacatacatacatacatacatacatacatacatacttacatacatacagctaggtaggtacatgtagttatgtaGGTGTGCACTTGTGTCTCACTGTTGACACTGTCGTATCTAAAACACTGTTGTACCAGCTGCACTGAAACATGCCACTCAACTATCTAATGGTTTTTGATAAACAGCCTATGGATATTAATACCACACTTGCATAACTAACGATTTTCATAGCTATACATTATCTTTAATATATGTATGCCAGCGTTAAATTTTATTTGGTACATGAATCAAGGATAGCAAAGCACACGAGTCATATAATAAAGCTTATAGATGTATCTTATGATGTTTATAAATAATGCTCTTTTATTAATTAATAACTGTCAGCAATGAGCACAAGTGGGAACttcaaatattatatcattttgtacatcattgacaagaaaaaaatgttcCCAACACGTTATAATGCTTACAGAAGTAACTTATTTTTTATCTTCGTCGGGCATTTGCAAAAGTTGTGATTTTTTGTAATTAGGTAAtatgtaagcttcaaatttcaaatacattgATGATGATAAAGATTTTCGTTTGCATTTCAAAAATGCTAATAAAAATTCAGTCAGTCTcataagtctgtctgtctgtctgtctgtctgtctgtctgtctgtctgtctgtctatctggcAGTCTGTCCctctgtatatgtctgtctgtctgtctgtctgtctgtctgtctgtctgttcgtatgtatgtatgtatgtatgtatgtatgtatgtatgtatgtatgtatgtatgtatgtatgtatgtatgtatgtatgcatgtcaaGCAGCATTGATGCaacagtacatatatattttgtatacacaACCTGTAGGCGTGTGGTGACGCCTACAACTAATTTACTATGGAGCATTTCTCCCAAATGTTTTTATGTTGTTGTGTTATGAGAGGCCTACTTGTATGAGAAAACACTACATATTAAAAGTCTAATTGGTTATTATACAGGTGTAGGTGGATCATTCGTTGCACCACTATCAGATATCAGAAGTGCTGCCTCATAACTTGGCGGTGGTAGAAGATCTGATTGTGCATTTGTTGGTTCTACAACATCATATGCTGGTGGATTGTCATTCGATAATTCTGGTGGAGCTGACGGTGTTACTCCTCCTGTCATTGGTATAACTGTTGGCGAGCCAGATGTTGATGGAGCGACTGGAACACTCCTCTCGTGCTGCTGTAATGATTCGCTACCAGATACGTATTGATATTCTGTGAGCAGTAAATGAAATAATAGGATATAAAACGTTgacattgtaaaaaaacaataatgttttgttttctttgcatGAGAGCTCATGACCAAGTACATTGACAATTTGCAAAGTTCCTGTATAACATGTATTCAATCTAAATATGCAATTGCATGTGCCGAACAATACCTAATAAGAATAAATTACCTTAAAAATTCAGTGAAAACATGATTTGTGCAGCTGTATGTCATGGAAACTCTCGTCTAATCGTCACACAATGTTGGCATGGCCTCAATCATATGCGTACGCAAATATAAAgctttgaattgaattgaaacaGTCGTTTTTTTTGGAGAAAATGATGATACAgacaggcggacagacagacacacagacagacagaaatatatTTCGTCCCAAATATTATATaatcttccttacggaaggtaaaaacttGGAAATTTGACAGGTAAATGAACGGACTAATTTTACTTCGATCatattgattatttttacgtCACAAATCTGTCAGTCTACGTCAGTCAAACAAGATAGGCTACGATGTCGGTCGTTGGATAAATTGCAAACACTTTATCAACGCCAAACTTGGTTATGCGGTTAAACCATGTGTCCAAGCCAATATTTTATAGAGGTCGAGTGTTGCATTAGAATATAGTAAGTTACTCGTTTTTATTACTAAGGCTAGCATTAGTATTTCTTGCATATActtcatgacctttgacataatgTGACATTTAATTACACAGAGTACTAATAGTGTAATATATTAAGTATCTCATAGTTACTGGGAGAACAAATTATTGCAGTGAATTGAATGAACTACAAGATCAGGTTATATGTGTCAAAGTTGCAGCATAATCTGTCGACTTCTCGAAAAGAAGAGTTGCTGTAGCAGTGCTACTTTTCGGGTAATTGACAGTTTAGCAATGCACTACTTACGTTGACTGTTGGTATTACTTGTATCTGGTCGAACGCCACTGGTAATGACGGTATTTGTTGAAAGAGTCGAAGTCATACTCCTCATCTTCTTCGCTCTATAAGCGCATATTCCAAAAAACAGACATGACACTAGTATCACCGTCACAATGGTAACTATGACTGTCACAGGAATGTAATCAGTAGAAAAGTCGTCAGTGTACGAGTCATCATCGGAATCACTATCTGTcaacatgatataaatgtaaaatattaaatGGATGGCATCAATACTAGTCTGTCTCAAACAACTAGTGCATCTCGGGGTCCCATGCTACGAATACCTCGCCGGCTGCAAGAACTAGGACGCGTAAACTAAAACTTTGCTTCCGAGTGAAAGTTTACATTCAATCTAATAATATGAGAGATTGTTTTATCCGAGAAAAAGCTGACATTATGGAAATAATGCAAATTCACCATAATGATCGGAACgttatgacaaaaaaaaatcacatggACCGAATGGCCTCTGAATGTTACGATGCCAAATGTTAATAAATGGTGAAGTTGATTCAGTGGACTTATATTACTAAAGCTATGACGGAAACTGCATGAAGCAGTTTCCGTCATAACTTTGGTAACAAAAGTCAATTAAACCAACTTCTTGTGAGTAACATTCAACTCAATGCCGTTGTACTTTGAACGGATGGAGAAACCCGCTATGTCGTCTGAGTTCTGATTGGTCATTGCACCTGCCAATCATATACGTAAAATACACACCGACGTCGGTTCACACCATCAGATTTAATTCTTCTGTACTAACAGTCGGGTGCCTCAGACCTTTGCAAATGATTCAAGATTTTGCGGCCCCTTTTTTGTATCATAAATGAAAACATCCCCTGAAATTTTCCATTAACATTGCGGGATTTTCcagtctaaaaatgtgtcaacAAACTTAAAAAACTTACCACTATTCTGACAATATGTTCCTGAATGACCATACTGACAACTACATGATCCGTAGATACAGTAACCGTAATAATTGCAGTCATAATCTCCTGAACAGTCTGGAATCACATGTTTTGAACATTGTTTGCCTGAATAgcctgaaatacatgtacaggtaccaCCATTTTCACACGTTCCCCCATTTTGACATTCTGACGAATAAGAACATTCGAGTCCTAGGGAAAGAAATGTTTACAGATTGGTCAATTTAATGACAGAAATTATAAACTTGCTTCTTCCCTTAAATTTGTAGTAATACATAGAATGTAATATACAAAGGACAATTTTATGACAAATCTATATATGAACATATCTCAAGAGTCAGACATGTACAGTTCTGTTTTCATCGCTTCACAACATTGGTCGCCTAGACTATGTATTTTAAATATACGTTGAACACAAGCTAAGTGCTGTAGCAGCGTTTTTCGAAGATAATGCAACTAGGCAAAACACTTAATATTTACTTAGTTTCATTTTGGATAGCAATGTGTCGTCTTGcttaatgtatattttattacaatgATGGCAACAGGCccgttgcccccccccctcggTCCTTTCGCTCCCCGGCATGTTGCCATCCAGCCTTTTGCCCCCTGTtcattttgccccccccccccacccgatCTTTTGCCCTCTTAAGCTGAATCGAAAGTACAGTTTTAGAGGCAACGCTCAAAATGGTGCTCAGTCTTTATTCTGGGAAATTTGATTAGACAATAGGTCCATCGATAGTTAGACGAATAATTCAGATGCGGATAAATATTGCGAATATTTAGTCTAAGATTGCATTATATGGCATCGG is from Glandiceps talaboti chromosome 1, keGlaTala1.1, whole genome shotgun sequence and encodes:
- the LOC144441598 gene encoding uncharacterized protein LOC144441598 — encoded protein: MRGKTVTVMFVPIILLSIASKSDEESYTECYHNADQSDYRGTVSVTETGKTCQYWTDQSPHEHDYTEQRFPNGGLGDHNYCRNPGKGQDNPTVWCYTIYQYKRWENCIIPNPDEECGLECSYSSECQNGGTCENGGTCTCISGYSGKQCSKHVIPDCSGDYDCNYYGYCIYGSCSCQYGHSGTYCQNSDSDSDDDSYTDDFSTDYIPVTVIVTIVTVILVSCLFFGICAYRAKKMRSMTSTLSTNTVITSGVRPDTSNTNSQQYQYVSGSESLQQHERSVPVAPSTSGSPTVIPMTGGVTPSAPPELSNDNPPAYDVVEPTNAQSDLLPPPSYEAALLISDSGATNDPPTPV